From the genome of Pseudomonadota bacterium, one region includes:
- a CDS encoding cbb3-type cytochrome c oxidase subunit I, which produces MSIATTYRTCPRSGLQFEKNAEALMKANAFIGVVWLLIGGILAVGVVLTRWPAVHWLPADKFYMVLTAHGIDMLIFWIIFFEVAVLYFASSSLLRCRLATPRVAWLAFALMLIGSVLNNVTVFRGASSVMMTSYVPMMAEPNFYLGLILFAVGALIACFVFFGTLVVAKREKTYEGSVPLVTFGAITAAIIAVFTISSGAIILIPTWLKALGIVHEVDALVYRTVWWAFGHSSQQINVAAHISVWYLVAAVAFGAKPMSERVSRMAFLLYILFLQLASAHHLLADPGLSTPWKVVNTSYFMYFAVLASMIHGLTIPGAMEVAQRRKGYTKGLFEWLRKAPWGNPTFSGVFIAIIGFGFLGGISGVMMGTEQLNMIIHNTIYVPGHFHATVVIGTTLTFMALTYYLIPVLFKREMIAPGLAKWQPYLFGFSMYFFCLVMMGAGTLGVERRHWDMAFGGSPLAYEWPGAAYLMMGLVGVAGVAAILGGAIYIFITVGSLLWGRRLEDGEVSARFVPVARAAPTAIAQTYGSAGFAAPGTFALAMVFLISFVLYYFINWKYLSTLWGLS; this is translated from the coding sequence ATGAGCATCGCAACCACTTATCGCACCTGTCCACGGTCCGGTCTGCAGTTCGAGAAGAACGCCGAAGCGCTCATGAAGGCCAACGCCTTCATCGGCGTGGTGTGGCTGCTGATCGGTGGCATTCTCGCCGTCGGCGTGGTGCTGACGCGCTGGCCGGCCGTGCATTGGCTGCCAGCCGACAAGTTCTACATGGTGTTGACCGCCCACGGTATCGACATGCTGATCTTCTGGATCATCTTCTTCGAAGTCGCGGTGCTGTACTTCGCCTCGTCGAGCTTGCTGCGTTGTCGACTCGCCACGCCACGTGTCGCCTGGCTCGCCTTTGCGCTGATGCTGATCGGCTCGGTGCTGAACAATGTCACGGTCTTTCGCGGCGCCTCGAGCGTGATGATGACGTCCTACGTGCCGATGATGGCCGAGCCCAATTTCTACCTGGGCCTCATCCTGTTCGCGGTGGGGGCGCTCATCGCCTGCTTCGTGTTCTTCGGCACGCTGGTGGTGGCGAAACGCGAAAAGACCTATGAAGGTTCGGTGCCGCTGGTGACCTTCGGCGCCATCACGGCGGCCATCATCGCGGTGTTCACCATCAGTTCGGGCGCCATCATCCTGATCCCGACCTGGCTGAAAGCGCTGGGCATCGTGCACGAAGTCGATGCGCTGGTGTATCGCACGGTGTGGTGGGCTTTCGGGCATTCCTCGCAGCAGATCAACGTCGCCGCGCATATATCGGTGTGGTACCTGGTCGCCGCCGTGGCGTTCGGCGCCAAACCGATGAGCGAGCGCGTCAGTCGCATGGCCTTCCTGCTGTACATCCTGTTCCTGCAGCTGGCCAGCGCGCATCACCTGCTCGCCGACCCGGGCCTGTCGACGCCGTGGAAAGTGGTCAACACCAGCTACTTCATGTATTTCGCGGTGCTGGCCTCGATGATTCACGGCCTGACCATCCCGGGTGCGATGGAAGTGGCGCAGCGGCGCAAGGGCTATACCAAGGGCCTGTTCGAATGGCTGCGCAAGGCGCCGTGGGGCAACCCGACCTTCTCCGGCGTGTTCATTGCCATCATCGGCTTCGGCTTCCTGGGCGGCATCTCGGGCGTGATGATGGGCACCGAGCAGCTCAACATGATCATCCACAACACCATCTACGTGCCTGGTCATTTCCATGCCACGGTGGTGATAGGCACCACGCTGACCTTCATGGCGCTGACCTACTACCTGATCCCGGTGCTGTTCAAGCGCGAGATGATCGCGCCGGGACTCGCCAAGTGGCAGCCCTACCTGTTCGGCTTCTCGATGTATTTCTTCTGCCTGGTGATGATGGGCGCCGGTACCTTGGGCGTCGAACGCCGCCATTGGGACATGGCCTTCGGCGGTTCGCCGCTCGCCTATGAGTGGCCGGGCGCGGCCTATCTCATGATGGGGCTGGTGGGCGTCGCCGGTGTGGCGGCCATCCTGGGTGGCGCGATCTACATCTTCATCACGGTCGGGTCGCTGCTGTGGGGCCGCCGGCTCGAGGACGGCGAAGTCAGCGCGCGCTTCGTGCCGGTGGCGCGCGCGGCGCCGACCGCCATTGCCCAGACCTATGGCTCGGCGGGCTTTGCCGCCCCCGGTACCTTTGCGCTGGCGATGGTGTTCCTGATCTCCTTCGTCCTCTACTACTTCATCAACTGGAAGTACCTCTCGACCCTGTGGGGTTTGAGTTGA
- a CDS encoding cytochrome C oxidase subunit II, with translation MSAILPPSERVWYKHPIDRVEGTWIAIALTWCLIMFFMMIGWHIWGKQNLSTETYRTTAEQYTAKVQAMVDKYTVRTETDQKIPVVAAPPGSDIFLVARLWSFWPILELENGKTYRLHLSSMDYNHGFSLQPANINIQVVPGYEHVVTITPNQSGQYSVVCNEFCGIGHHAMVSRLYVK, from the coding sequence ATGAGCGCGATACTCCCCCCGTCGGAACGAGTCTGGTACAAGCACCCGATAGACCGCGTCGAGGGCACCTGGATAGCGATAGCGCTGACCTGGTGCCTGATCATGTTCTTCATGATGATCGGCTGGCATATCTGGGGCAAACAGAATCTCTCCACCGAGACCTACCGGACCACCGCCGAGCAATACACCGCCAAGGTGCAGGCGATGGTCGACAAATACACGGTGCGCACCGAAACCGATCAGAAAATCCCGGTGGTCGCGGCGCCGCCCGGCAGCGACATCTTCCTGGTCGCGCGCCTATGGAGCTTCTGGCCGATCCTGGAACTGGAGAACGGCAAGACCTACCGCCTGCACCTGAGCTCGATGGACTACAACCACGGGTTCTCGCTGCAACCGGCCAACATCAATATCCAGGTCGTGCCGGGTTATGAGCACGTGGTGACCATCACGCCCAATCAATCCGGGCAATATTCGGTGGTGTGTAACGAATTCTGCGGCATTGGCCATCATGCGATGGTCAGCCGGCTGTATGTCAAGTGA
- a CDS encoding cbb3-type cytochrome c oxidase subunit I, whose amino-acid sequence MNTLIRSHLYADDSTPMAADNHYRLAVSAGAKALARGWLWLGLGALVGSGLFSILLVLARTPGINAALPGIDFFRTALVVHVDLSVLVWFVAIAGMLWSTQTSARGQAWGWCALTLAALATAMMVLAPFLAPGNPVMANYIPVLESPLFLAGLVVFGVAALVLVVRTLLCMSLLDARFDGAAALRFGLYAAAVATAVALLAFGWSLAAVPLALDSKAYWEILFWGGGHALQYTWTLLLLVAWLWLADACGARLALSARVSLLLFVIALAPVFITLYAYLAADVLSVAHRQLHTIGMRVGGGMAIFPVALAVVLAFRERKTVSEAARPLRAALFSSIALFAAGGLIALAISGSNVKIPAHYHGCIVGVTLAIMGLVYHLLPQLGYGTPRGRLAVSQPYLYGLGQLMHIVGLVWSGGYGVQRKVAGAEQVLRSPGEIFGMGLMGLGGLVAIVGGLLFVVVAWRALRDGRR is encoded by the coding sequence ATGAACACCCTCATTCGCTCGCATTTGTATGCCGACGACAGTACACCGATGGCAGCGGACAACCACTACCGCTTGGCGGTCAGCGCCGGCGCGAAGGCCCTGGCCCGCGGCTGGCTGTGGCTGGGTCTCGGCGCGCTGGTCGGTTCTGGCCTGTTCTCCATCCTGCTGGTGCTGGCGCGCACGCCCGGCATCAACGCAGCCCTGCCCGGCATCGATTTCTTTCGCACGGCGCTGGTGGTGCATGTCGACCTGTCGGTGTTGGTGTGGTTCGTGGCGATTGCCGGCATGTTGTGGAGCACCCAGACCTCGGCGCGCGGCCAGGCGTGGGGATGGTGCGCGCTGACACTCGCCGCGCTCGCGACGGCGATGATGGTGCTGGCGCCGTTTCTCGCGCCGGGCAATCCGGTCATGGCCAATTACATTCCTGTACTGGAATCGCCGTTGTTCCTGGCCGGGCTCGTGGTGTTCGGCGTGGCGGCACTGGTACTGGTGGTACGCACGCTGCTGTGCATGTCGCTTCTCGATGCGCGCTTCGATGGCGCGGCGGCGCTGCGTTTCGGGCTGTATGCCGCGGCCGTCGCCACCGCGGTGGCCTTGCTGGCCTTCGGCTGGTCGCTGGCGGCGGTGCCGCTGGCGCTGGACAGCAAGGCCTACTGGGAGATCCTGTTCTGGGGCGGCGGCCATGCGCTGCAATACACCTGGACGCTGCTGCTGCTGGTGGCGTGGTTGTGGCTGGCCGACGCTTGCGGCGCGCGCCTGGCCTTGAGCGCGCGGGTCAGCCTGTTGCTGTTCGTCATCGCGCTGGCACCGGTCTTCATCACGCTCTACGCCTACCTGGCCGCCGATGTGCTGTCGGTCGCGCATCGGCAACTCCATACCATCGGCATGCGTGTCGGCGGCGGCATGGCGATTTTCCCGGTCGCGCTGGCGGTGGTGTTGGCCTTCCGCGAACGCAAAACGGTGAGCGAGGCCGCGCGGCCGCTGCGCGCGGCGCTGTTCTCGTCCATCGCGCTGTTCGCGGCCGGAGGACTCATCGCGCTGGCCATCAGCGGCAGCAACGTCAAGATCCCGGCCCATTACCATGGCTGCATCGTCGGCGTGACGCTCGCCATCATGGGCTTGGTCTATCACCTGCTGCCGCAACTCGGCTATGGCACGCCGCGCGGGCGGCTGGCGGTCAGTCAGCCCTACCTGTATGGCTTGGGCCAGCTCATGCACATCGTCGGCCTGGTGTGGTCCGGTGGCTACGGCGTGCAGCGCAAGGTGGCCGGCGCCGAACAGGTCTTGCGCAGTCCCGGCGAGATCTTCGGCATGGGCCTCATGGGACTCGGCGGCCTGGTTGCAATCGTCGGCGGCCTGCTGTTCGTG
- the cyoE gene encoding protoheme IX farnesyltransferase, whose translation MNSAPMALSVDDQPRWRLVAGVFKLRIGMLIMLTALAGLAIAPAPAPAAWRVLVMALAVFVASASSGAFNQFVEADSDRRMVRTRNRAFASGALRAGPAWMGVIVGLLALAVATTWAVLNGTAAVFLFLGAFTYGVVYTVALKRRTWLNIVFGGLAGSFAVLTGAAAADPQLGVLPLLLALILFLWTPPHFWSLAIANCADYAAADVPMLPVVVGVPRAARIVHWNAVALVAVSLLPAAFGAGLCYLLAATIGGAWFVYKTRALARNPARDTAMAAFFASMVQLAVLIGGVALDALVH comes from the coding sequence ATGAACAGCGCACCCATGGCCTTATCAGTCGACGACCAGCCGCGTTGGCGGCTGGTGGCCGGCGTGTTCAAGCTGCGCATCGGCATGCTGATCATGCTGACTGCGCTGGCGGGGCTGGCCATAGCGCCGGCCCCCGCGCCGGCGGCCTGGCGCGTGCTGGTGATGGCGCTCGCGGTGTTTGTCGCCTCGGCGAGTTCGGGGGCATTCAACCAGTTCGTCGAAGCCGACAGCGACCGGCGCATGGTGCGCACCCGCAACCGTGCCTTCGCGAGCGGCGCGCTGCGTGCCGGCCCGGCCTGGATGGGCGTGATTGTCGGCCTGCTGGCGCTGGCGGTTGCGACCACCTGGGCGGTGCTGAATGGTACGGCCGCGGTGTTCCTGTTCCTCGGCGCCTTCACCTACGGGGTGGTCTACACCGTGGCCCTGAAGCGCCGTACCTGGCTCAACATCGTGTTCGGCGGCTTGGCCGGCAGCTTCGCGGTCCTGACCGGCGCGGCGGCGGCCGATCCGCAGCTCGGCGTGCTGCCCTTGCTGCTTGCGTTGATCCTGTTCCTGTGGACGCCGCCGCATTTCTGGAGTCTCGCCATCGCCAACTGCGCGGACTACGCGGCCGCTGACGTGCCGATGTTGCCGGTGGTGGTCGGCGTGCCACGCGCGGCGCGCATCGTGCACTGGAATGCCGTCGCGCTGGTGGCGGTATCCTTGCTGCCGGCGGCCTTCGGCGCCGGACTTTGCTACCTGCTGGCGGCGACCATCGGCGGCGCATGGTTCGTCTACAAAACCCGCGCGCTGGCGCGCAATCCCGCGCGCGATACCGCCATGGCCGCGTTCTTCGCCTCCATGGTGCAACTCGCGGTGCTGATCGGTGGTGTGGCACTCGATGCGCTGGTGCACTGA
- a CDS encoding SCO family protein has product MRWCTDTAGSLVLLLLAALCAPAVHALGVPKLDAEAALTASQAVLGSQPADFTLLDTRERPVRLASLRGKPLLVSFIYTGCFTVCPTQTRTLHEAVRGLDRMLGPDQFNVVSIGFNQPFDSPQALGAFAAQHRIDYPNWQFLSPHARIVADLARAYGFSYTETPAGFEHVVGVTVVDANGRIYRQVYGERLNAEALGEPLRELLLSTPVSAAAGSTSLLERVRLLCTVYDPDTGQYRYNWSLLLQVVSGLAFFLTVGIYLWRERRPHPSATAVAEIQT; this is encoded by the coding sequence ATGCGCTGGTGCACTGACACGGCAGGGAGTCTGGTACTGCTGCTGCTGGCAGCACTGTGCGCACCGGCGGTGCACGCACTCGGCGTGCCCAAGCTCGATGCCGAGGCGGCGCTGACCGCCAGCCAGGCCGTGCTCGGCAGCCAACCAGCGGATTTCACCTTGCTCGATACCCGCGAGCGGCCCGTGCGCCTGGCGAGCCTGCGCGGCAAACCGTTACTGGTCAGCTTCATCTACACCGGCTGTTTCACGGTCTGCCCGACCCAGACCCGCACTTTGCACGAGGCGGTGCGCGGCCTCGACCGCATGCTCGGTCCCGATCAGTTCAACGTGGTCAGCATCGGCTTCAACCAGCCATTCGACAGCCCGCAGGCGCTCGGCGCCTTCGCGGCCCAACATCGCATCGACTATCCGAACTGGCAGTTTCTGAGTCCCCACGCGCGCATCGTCGCGGACCTCGCGCGCGCCTACGGCTTTTCCTACACGGAAACGCCGGCCGGTTTCGAACATGTCGTCGGCGTGACGGTGGTCGATGCCAACGGCCGCATCTACCGCCAGGTTTACGGTGAACGCTTGAACGCCGAAGCACTGGGCGAGCCCCTGCGCGAACTGCTGTTGTCGACGCCGGTGTCCGCCGCCGCCGGGTCGACATCCTTGCTCGAGCGCGTGCGCCTGTTGTGCACGGTCTATGACCCCGACACCGGCCAATACCGCTACAACTGGTCCTTGCTGCTGCAGGTGGTGAGCGGGCTGGCGTTCTTCCTGACCGTCGGCATCTACCTGTGGCGCGAACGTCGGCCGCACCCGTCCGCCACGGCGGTCGCCGAGATCCAAACATGA
- a CDS encoding hydrogenase iron-sulfur subunit: MIETIAPSGNAAWRWLEQGFDRVFGASANPLRLLGALLFLSFALLVVSGVWLYAVFDTSVAGAHASVARLTQARWSVGALMHSVHRYATDAFVILTVLHLLRELLHGRWRHFRRFSWWTGCVLLPLIAVCAIGGFWLNWDELGQFSAIATAEWLDGLPLLAQPLARNFLSAAAVSDRLFSLFVFVHIGASLLLLLGAWLHLQRMSHAVVWPTRRLALGTVLTLTTLAVAAPVTELGAANLARVSPALSFDWLVLWLHPLMYASSSAFTWTLVLAPFALLMALPWLRGGPSPSVAVVDAGNCNGCRRCFADCPYGAVSMIPHPDVGHGRELAEVDAALCAGCGICAGACPSATPFRSVTALINGIDMPALTVDTLRRRLTTGLRDIAAPRPIVLFACARGADSTRVAAPDVLVLPLLCSGQLAPAFVEYALHDGAAAVLVASCHELGCEFRLGARWSRARLAARREPRLRASVSRKHVEIVMAERGEEGRLAVALNELRRGIAADVTHAASGTEASHG, from the coding sequence ATGATCGAGACCATCGCCCCGTCAGGAAACGCCGCCTGGCGGTGGTTGGAACAGGGCTTCGACCGTGTCTTTGGGGCCAGCGCCAATCCCCTGCGCCTGCTGGGCGCGCTGCTGTTCCTGAGCTTTGCGCTGCTGGTGGTGAGCGGGGTGTGGCTGTACGCGGTGTTTGATACCTCGGTCGCCGGCGCCCACGCCTCGGTGGCGCGCCTGACCCAGGCGCGCTGGTCCGTCGGCGCACTCATGCACAGCGTGCATCGCTATGCGACCGATGCCTTCGTCATTCTCACGGTCCTGCACCTGTTGCGCGAGCTCTTGCATGGTCGCTGGCGTCACTTCCGGCGCTTCTCGTGGTGGACGGGTTGCGTGCTGCTGCCGCTCATTGCCGTGTGCGCCATCGGTGGCTTCTGGCTGAACTGGGACGAGCTCGGGCAATTCTCCGCCATCGCCACCGCCGAGTGGCTGGATGGTCTGCCGCTGCTGGCGCAGCCGCTGGCGCGCAATTTCCTGTCGGCGGCCGCGGTCAGCGATCGCCTGTTCTCGTTGTTCGTGTTCGTGCATATCGGTGCATCGCTGCTGCTGCTGCTCGGCGCGTGGTTGCATTTGCAACGCATGAGCCATGCGGTGGTGTGGCCGACGCGCAGGCTCGCGCTGGGCACGGTGTTGACGCTGACGACGCTGGCCGTGGCCGCGCCAGTCACCGAACTCGGCGCGGCGAACCTCGCACGCGTCTCGCCGGCCTTGAGTTTTGACTGGCTGGTGCTGTGGTTGCATCCGCTGATGTACGCAAGTTCGTCAGCATTCACCTGGACGCTGGTGCTTGCGCCGTTCGCGCTGTTGATGGCCTTGCCGTGGTTGCGCGGCGGGCCGTCGCCATCCGTGGCGGTGGTCGATGCCGGCAACTGCAATGGCTGCCGTCGCTGCTTCGCCGATTGTCCCTACGGCGCGGTCAGCATGATTCCCCATCCCGATGTCGGGCATGGTCGCGAACTGGCGGAGGTCGATGCCGCGCTGTGCGCGGGCTGTGGCATCTGTGCCGGCGCCTGTCCGTCGGCGACGCCGTTTCGCAGCGTGACGGCGCTCATCAACGGCATCGACATGCCTGCCTTGACCGTCGACACCTTGCGCCGGCGCCTGACGACGGGACTGCGCGACATCGCCGCACCGCGGCCCATCGTGTTGTTCGCCTGCGCGCGCGGCGCCGACAGCACGCGCGTGGCCGCGCCCGATGTGCTGGTGCTGCCCTTGCTCTGCAGCGGCCAGCTCGCGCCGGCCTTCGTCGAATATGCCTTGCACGATGGCGCGGCGGCCGTGCTGGTGGCGAGTTGCCATGAACTCGGCTGTGAATTCCGCCTCGGCGCGCGCTGGAGCCGCGCGCGCCTGGCCGCGCGACGCGAACCGCGCTTACGCGCGAGCGTGTCGCGCAAGCATGTCGAAATCGTGATGGCGGAGCGCGGCGAAGAAGGGCGCCTGGCCGTCGCGTTGAATGAATTGCGCCGCGGCATCGCGGCCGACGTCACGCACGCGGCGAGCGGTACGGAGGCATCCCATGGCTGA
- a CDS encoding TonB-dependent receptor, with translation MDLKYPITLRCCAAFALLAPWGAQAASADAPSHLEEIVVVGAKTERPRWTVPAPVTVITQERLAMEQAQGLGDISRYEASLESDVDTPRFGATGLSIRGIGGNRVALEFDGVPLPQQFNVGNFADSSRLSLDPAIIKRIEILRGPASALYGSDALGGVMVIDSVDGRDLVAPGRTHYVCGNAGYFGGNDSAMGQGTYAYAQASDALVTSFSYRSGDEPDNRARGVADDRVDFYQWQSFSKWTHDFSNGSTLRTSLDYFRRAADSDLHALLGFGRFATTSRLGGDDQQDRWRTAVTYTLPRIGWMDEGSVTLYRQDDSTRQFTDEERLGPTGHALFLERNFKLRERGYGGEMRTRWNFVTGPLEHVLVSGVEWDDSRLTESRTGLSTDRVTGIASTTLLGERFPLRDMPVSDSTEVGVYGQDEIILGRVSIVPALRWDHFDLNAKTDSIFTDQSRMTDLEDDDLTLRLGATWRVVDALALYANYAEGFRAPPAADVNLYLDLAALNVRALPNPDLKPERSRNAEAGFRFDWRGTRFEAGAYYARYEDFIESRARLGVDPVSGAQLFQSRNLAEASIYGVEAEFEQQLGALWPRLEDFRLASSMHWAHGTNEVSKQPLNTVTPMKALFSLRWQPSAWPFAADLHVTHYAHQNRTDFSTAPFFVPPARTVVDLIMHWAPSPHASCHLGLYNLGNQRVWSYAEVRRLAPDDPRVEIASWPGVHANFTVNLRY, from the coding sequence ATGGATCTCAAATACCCGATAACACTGCGATGCTGCGCGGCATTCGCACTGCTCGCACCATGGGGCGCGCAGGCCGCGAGCGCCGACGCGCCCAGCCACCTCGAGGAAATCGTGGTGGTCGGCGCCAAGACCGAAAGACCGCGCTGGACGGTGCCGGCGCCGGTCACGGTCATCACGCAGGAGCGCCTGGCGATGGAACAGGCGCAGGGCCTCGGCGACATATCGCGCTACGAGGCAAGCCTGGAAAGCGACGTCGACACCCCGCGCTTTGGCGCGACCGGCTTGAGCATTCGCGGCATAGGCGGCAATCGCGTGGCACTGGAGTTCGATGGCGTGCCGCTGCCGCAGCAGTTCAATGTCGGCAATTTTGCCGACAGCAGCCGCTTGAGCCTTGACCCCGCGATCATCAAGCGCATCGAGATCCTGCGCGGCCCGGCCTCGGCGCTGTACGGCTCCGATGCGCTCGGCGGCGTGATGGTGATTGACTCGGTCGACGGTCGCGACCTGGTGGCACCCGGGCGCACTCACTACGTGTGTGGTAATGCCGGATATTTCGGCGGCAATGACAGTGCCATGGGCCAAGGCACCTACGCCTATGCGCAAGCCAGCGACGCGCTCGTGACATCCTTCAGCTATCGCAGCGGCGACGAGCCGGACAACCGCGCGCGCGGCGTGGCCGACGACCGCGTCGATTTCTACCAATGGCAGTCGTTCAGCAAATGGACCCACGACTTCAGTAACGGCAGCACGCTGCGCACCTCGCTCGACTACTTTCGTCGCGCCGCCGACAGCGATCTGCATGCCCTGCTCGGCTTTGGGCGATTCGCCACCACCAGTCGTCTCGGCGGCGATGACCAGCAGGACCGCTGGCGCACGGCCGTGACCTATACGCTGCCGCGCATCGGCTGGATGGACGAAGGCAGCGTGACGCTCTATCGCCAGGACGACAGCACGCGCCAGTTCACCGACGAGGAGCGCCTCGGACCGACCGGCCACGCGCTGTTTCTCGAGCGCAATTTCAAGCTGCGCGAGCGCGGCTACGGCGGTGAAATGCGAACACGCTGGAATTTCGTCACCGGCCCCCTCGAGCACGTGCTGGTGTCGGGCGTCGAGTGGGACGATTCGCGCCTGACCGAATCGCGTACCGGCCTGTCCACCGACCGCGTCACCGGCATCGCCAGCACGACCTTGCTCGGCGAGCGCTTTCCGCTGCGCGACATGCCGGTCTCGGATTCCACCGAGGTCGGTGTGTACGGCCAGGACGAAATCATCCTCGGCCGCGTCAGCATCGTGCCGGCGCTGCGCTGGGATCACTTCGACCTCAATGCCAAGACCGACAGCATATTCACCGACCAGTCACGCATGACAGATCTCGAGGACGACGATCTCACGCTGCGCCTGGGCGCCACCTGGCGGGTGGTGGATGCGCTGGCGCTGTACGCCAATTACGCCGAAGGCTTTCGCGCGCCGCCCGCCGCTGATGTCAATCTCTATCTCGATCTCGCCGCGCTCAACGTGCGCGCACTGCCCAATCCCGATCTGAAGCCCGAACGATCACGCAATGCCGAAGCCGGCTTTCGCTTCGACTGGCGCGGCACGCGCTTCGAGGCCGGCGCCTACTATGCGCGTTACGAGGATTTCATCGAGAGCCGCGCGCGACTCGGCGTCGATCCGGTGAGCGGCGCGCAATTGTTCCAATCGCGCAATCTCGCCGAAGCCAGCATCTACGGCGTGGAGGCGGAATTCGAACAGCAGCTCGGCGCGCTGTGGCCGCGCCTGGAAGATTTCCGGCTGGCCTCCAGCATGCACTGGGCGCACGGCACCAACGAAGTCAGCAAGCAGCCGCTCAACACCGTCACGCCGATGAAGGCGCTGTTCTCGTTGCGCTGGCAACCCTCCGCGTGGCCGTTCGCGGCCGACTTGCACGTCACCCACTACGCGCATCAGAACCGCACGGATTTCAGCACCGCGCCGTTCTTCGTACCGCCGGCACGCACGGTGGTCGACCTCATCATGCATTGGGCGCCGAGTCCCCATGCGAGCTGCCATCTCGGTCTGTACAACCTTGGCAATCAGCGGGTGTGGTCCTATGCCGAGGTACGGCGCCTGGCGCCGGACGACCCGCGAGTCGAGATCGCGAGCTGGCCGGGAGTGCATGCCAATTTCACCGTCAACCTGCGTTATTGA